One Micromonospora sp. WMMD1120 genomic region harbors:
- the cimA gene encoding citramalate synthase: MTFQVYDTTLRDGAQREGLTYSVVDKLAVARLLDEFGVGFIEGGWPGAVPKDTEFFRRARTELNLRHAVLVAFGATRKAGVPVADDPQVRALLDAETPAVALVAKADIRHVERALRTTGAENLAMIHDTVSHLVREGRRVFVDGEHFFDGYRHDPAYGAAVVQTALAAGAERMVLCDTNGGMLPSQVTAAIVALTDTLGIDAGLLGMHAQNDTSCAVANTVAAVEAGVRHVQGTANGYGERPGNADIFAVVANLQLKLGMPVLPEGCLAQMVRVSHAIAEIANIAPDTHQAYAGAAAFAHKAGLHASAIKVDPLLYNHVDPSVVGNDMRILVTEMAGRASVELKSRELGLDLAASPDALNRVTKRVKELEAGGWSFEAADASFELLVRSELPEGGPVRPFTLESYRVLVEHREDGSVVSEATVKIRVRGERVIATAEGNGPVNALDEALRTGLARHYPQLRDFELADYKVRILEGSHGTGAVTRVLLETAAGSGRDWTTVGVHPNVVEASWHALVDALTYGLAPTHA; the protein is encoded by the coding sequence ATGACGTTCCAGGTGTACGACACGACGTTGCGCGACGGCGCCCAACGCGAGGGACTCACCTACTCGGTGGTCGACAAGCTGGCGGTCGCCCGCCTGCTCGACGAGTTCGGTGTCGGCTTCATCGAGGGTGGATGGCCGGGCGCGGTGCCCAAGGACACCGAGTTCTTCCGCCGAGCGCGCACCGAGCTGAACCTGCGGCACGCCGTGCTCGTCGCGTTCGGCGCCACCCGCAAGGCGGGAGTGCCGGTCGCCGACGACCCGCAGGTGCGCGCCCTGCTGGACGCGGAGACCCCGGCGGTGGCGCTGGTCGCCAAGGCCGACATCCGGCACGTCGAGCGCGCGCTGCGCACCACCGGCGCGGAGAACCTGGCGATGATCCACGACACCGTCAGCCACCTCGTCCGCGAGGGCCGACGGGTCTTCGTCGACGGCGAGCACTTCTTCGACGGCTACCGGCACGACCCCGCGTACGGCGCGGCGGTGGTGCAGACCGCGCTGGCCGCCGGCGCCGAGCGGATGGTGCTCTGCGACACCAACGGCGGCATGCTGCCGTCCCAGGTGACCGCCGCGATCGTCGCCCTGACCGACACGCTCGGCATCGACGCGGGACTGCTCGGCATGCACGCGCAGAACGACACCTCCTGCGCGGTCGCCAACACCGTCGCCGCCGTGGAGGCGGGCGTCCGGCACGTGCAGGGCACCGCCAACGGGTACGGCGAACGCCCCGGCAACGCCGACATCTTCGCGGTCGTCGCCAACCTTCAGCTCAAGCTGGGCATGCCCGTCCTACCGGAGGGTTGCCTGGCGCAGATGGTGCGGGTCTCGCACGCCATCGCCGAGATCGCCAACATCGCCCCCGACACCCACCAGGCGTACGCCGGGGCCGCTGCCTTCGCCCACAAGGCGGGGCTGCACGCGAGTGCGATCAAGGTGGACCCGTTGCTCTACAACCACGTCGACCCGTCGGTGGTGGGCAACGACATGCGGATCCTGGTGACCGAGATGGCCGGCCGGGCCAGCGTCGAGCTCAAGAGCCGCGAGCTGGGGCTCGACCTGGCCGCCAGCCCGGACGCGCTGAACCGGGTCACCAAGCGGGTCAAGGAGTTGGAGGCCGGGGGCTGGTCGTTCGAGGCCGCGGACGCCTCGTTCGAGCTGCTGGTCCGCTCGGAGCTGCCGGAGGGCGGTCCGGTCCGGCCATTCACGCTGGAGTCGTACCGGGTGCTCGTCGAGCACCGCGAGGACGGTTCGGTGGTCTCCGAGGCCACCGTCAAGATCCGGGTACGCGGGGAGCGGGTGATCGCCACCGCCGAGGGCAACGGTCCGGTCAACGCGCTCGACGAGGCGCTGCGGACGGGGCTGGCCCGGCACTACCCCCAGCTGCGCGACTTCGAGTTGGCCGACTACAAGGTGCGCATCCTGGAGGGCAGCCACGGAACGGGGGCGGTGACCCGGGTGCTGCTGGAGACGGCCGCCGGCAGCGGCCGGGACTGGACCACGGTGGGCGTGCACCCGAACGTGGTCGAAGCGAGCTGGCACGCCCTGGTAGACGCCCTGACCTACGGCCTAGCCCCCACCCACGCCTAG
- a CDS encoding endonuclease/exonuclease/phosphatase family protein — translation MIVDVRSVRSARLGTALCWLAVAPTALWAAVRLIGLDRGPLVQALAFTPYAAGVGVLTLLLALALRRWWPAALAALSAVALLGVVAPRAVAASQPAADGPTVRLLTANLLAGGADARTLVELVRRHDVDVLTVQEFTPDAQSALDRLGLDRLLPHRQLNAEVGTPGSGLYSRWPLSDVGLRHNLNGWGFTQAYGTVSVPGGPPVRVESAHPSAPYALDQVGAWRADLTAQPPATPDGGLRILAGDFNATLDHSPLRALLATGYVDAADAAGEGLTGTWGPYDGDLIPPVTIDHVLVDRRIAVRSVRVLPLPNTDHRPVLATLTLP, via the coding sequence ATGATCGTCGATGTGCGGTCCGTGCGGAGCGCCCGGCTCGGCACGGCGCTCTGCTGGCTGGCCGTCGCGCCCACCGCCCTCTGGGCCGCCGTCCGGCTGATCGGCCTCGACCGGGGGCCCCTGGTGCAGGCGCTCGCCTTCACGCCGTACGCCGCGGGGGTCGGCGTGCTGACCCTGCTCCTCGCGCTCGCCCTGCGGCGCTGGTGGCCGGCGGCGCTCGCGGCCCTCTCGGCGGTGGCACTGCTCGGCGTCGTCGCGCCGCGGGCGGTGGCCGCCAGCCAGCCGGCCGCCGACGGGCCGACAGTGCGGCTGCTCACCGCCAACCTGCTCGCCGGCGGCGCCGACGCGCGGACGCTGGTGGAGTTGGTGCGGCGGCACGACGTGGACGTGCTCACCGTGCAGGAGTTCACGCCGGACGCGCAGTCCGCCCTGGACCGCCTCGGCCTCGACCGGCTACTGCCCCACCGGCAGCTCAACGCCGAGGTCGGCACCCCCGGCTCCGGGCTCTACTCCCGATGGCCCCTCAGCGACGTCGGCCTGCGGCACAACCTGAACGGTTGGGGTTTCACCCAGGCGTACGGGACGGTCAGCGTCCCGGGCGGGCCCCCGGTACGGGTCGAGTCGGCCCACCCGTCGGCGCCGTACGCGCTGGACCAGGTCGGCGCCTGGCGGGCGGACCTGACCGCGCAACCACCGGCCACGCCGGACGGCGGCCTGCGCATCCTCGCCGGGGACTTCAACGCGACCCTCGACCACAGTCCACTACGGGCCCTTCTGGCCACCGGCTACGTCGACGCCGCCGACGCCGCCGGGGAGGGCCTGACCGGCACCTGGGGTCCGTACGACGGCGACCTCATCCCCCCGGTCACCATCGACCACGTGCTCGTCGACAGACGCATCGCGGTGCGCTCGGTACGCGTCCTCCCCCTCCCCAACACCGACCACCGCCCCGTCCTGGCCACCCTGACCCTCCCCTGA
- a CDS encoding PRC-barrel domain containing protein, producing the protein MDRIDPHATHAGPDPLRDGDQGTVPGGAPTGMFDPWRYRDQAGVADADLVGYKVEATDGGVGKIDSASHEVGGSYLVVDTGPWIFGKKVMLPAGTVNQVNHDQRTVSVDRTRDQIKAAPEYDEASHSDPTYRDRLGGYYDETYGALPPGTAR; encoded by the coding sequence ATGGACAGGATCGATCCGCACGCCACCCACGCCGGGCCGGACCCGTTGCGTGACGGCGACCAGGGCACGGTGCCCGGGGGCGCGCCGACCGGCATGTTCGACCCCTGGCGCTACCGGGACCAGGCCGGCGTCGCCGACGCCGACCTGGTGGGCTACAAGGTCGAGGCGACCGACGGCGGCGTCGGCAAGATCGACAGCGCCAGCCACGAGGTGGGTGGCAGCTACCTGGTCGTGGACACCGGGCCATGGATCTTCGGCAAGAAGGTGATGCTGCCCGCCGGCACCGTCAACCAGGTGAACCACGACCAGCGCACCGTCTCCGTCGACCGGACCCGGGACCAGATCAAGGCCGCACCGGAGTACGACGAGGCCAGCCACAGCGACCCGACCTACCGGGATCGGCTGGGCGGCTACTACGACGAGACGTACGGCGCGCTGCCGCCCGGCACGGCACGGTGA
- a CDS encoding tyrosine-protein phosphatase, with translation MGRDPTGRYRVNVDAIDDNRQTSLPATFNFRDVGGYLGHDDRTVRRGRLFRSDSLHRLTEQDADAFAAIGIRTVIDLRRPTEVERDGRVPAYQGLSYRHIHPEHDDWSATPHESGTSLARYLADRYADLAQTGTAGLAEAVGLIADSANAPVVVHCVAGKDRTGIVCALTLAVLGVDDADITADYALSTEASARYSAWLASIKPDGVDIPAPFLSSPAEAMQIFLDELREGHGSVEAYLRHAGVTDEQLAALRDHLLDEA, from the coding sequence GTGGGGCGCGACCCCACCGGCCGTTACCGTGTGAACGTGGACGCCATCGACGACAACCGTCAGACCTCGCTGCCCGCCACCTTCAACTTCCGCGACGTCGGTGGCTATCTCGGCCACGACGACCGAACGGTACGCCGGGGTCGCCTCTTCCGCTCCGACTCGCTGCACCGCCTGACCGAGCAGGACGCCGACGCGTTCGCGGCGATCGGTATCCGCACCGTCATCGACCTGCGTCGCCCCACCGAGGTGGAGCGGGACGGGCGGGTGCCCGCGTACCAGGGGCTGAGCTACCGGCACATTCACCCCGAGCACGACGACTGGTCGGCCACACCGCACGAGTCGGGCACCAGCCTGGCCCGCTACCTGGCGGACCGGTACGCGGATCTGGCCCAGACCGGCACCGCCGGGCTGGCCGAGGCGGTCGGGTTGATCGCCGACTCCGCCAACGCGCCGGTGGTGGTGCACTGTGTGGCCGGCAAGGACCGCACCGGCATCGTCTGCGCGTTGACCCTCGCCGTGCTCGGCGTCGACGACGCCGACATCACCGCCGACTACGCGCTGAGCACCGAGGCGTCGGCGCGGTACAGCGCCTGGCTGGCCTCGATCAAGCCGGACGGCGTGGACATCCCGGCGCCGTTTCTCAGCTCACCCGCCGAGGCGATGCAGATCTTCCTGGACGAGCTGCGCGAGGGGCACGGCTCGGTCGAGGCGTACCTGCGTCACGCCGGGGTGACCGACGAGCAGCTCGCGGCGCTGCGCGACCACCTGCTGGACGAGGCGTAG